The DNA region GGGTGCGCCTGCCGTCATGCATGGCGCCGTGCGCGTCGACCCCGGACCCCATCTGGCCACGTTGCGCGACGTCGCCGTACCGCTGACGCGCATCGAGTTCGACCTCCTTTATCTCCTCTTCAAGGTCCCCCATCGCGTCTACTCACGCGACGAACTGGTCGAACGCGTCTATCGCGGCGAGGCGCTGGTTTCGGACCGGACGATCGATTCGCATGTGAAGGGCGTGCGGCGGAAGTTCCAGTTGGTCGATGTTGCGGCGGATCCGATAGAAACGGTGTTCGGGGTTGGCTATCGAGCCCGGGGAATCGAGTGACCACGGCCCGACGGCCCCCGGTGCCCGCGCAGGCGCGCCGCCCGATCAGCCGCCGCTTGATGGCGGCGCTCTTCCTGTTGATGATCCTGCCCACGGGGGGCTGGTATTTCATCGCCGAATTCACCTCGGGCGAACGCTGGGAGTCGCTGCCAGCAGCAGGGCAAGCCACGTTGATGGAAGCCCAGCGCGAGGTCCGGTTCAAGTTGGCGCTGACCCTGGTCGCTAGCCTCTTGGTGTTGGCGGGGACGGTGGCCTATCTCCGCAGGACGGTCGTCGATCCGCTCGCCAACCTGGCGCGTCGGGCTCGCACGGCCGGACGAACCCCCTGGGAGATTCCGCTCGAGCGCGATCGCCCGGACGAGATCGGCGACCTGGCGCGGGCGCTCGATAACGGCGTGCAGACGCTCGAACACAAGGCGCAGGAAGCGGCCCGGTTCTCGGTCAACCTCAGTCACGAGCTCAGGACTCCGCTGGCCGCCATCCGTGGAGCCGCTGAAATCCTCTCGGACAGACAGTTGAGCGAGGAGGACCGGGCACGATTCGTCGACAACATCGTCACCGAGTCCGAACGGCTCGAACGCCTGGTCGCCGGAATTCTCGAGCTGTCCCGGATGGAAGGTGGCCGACCGCAGCCGGCGAGCGAGGTTGTGGACCTGGTGGCCGTGGCGCGTTCTGTCTTGAACTCCGCACAGCCCCTCCTACAGCGGAAAGGCCTGCGCGTGATCGGTCCCGCGTCGATGGATCGGGCGCTCGTTTCGGGTGATGGCGACCGCGTGCATCGGATCCTCTTCGGCCTGCTCGAGAACGCGATCCGGTTCTCTCCCCAAGGGGCAGAGATCCGGGTGGAGATCCTTCAGGGGAAGCAGGACTTCCGACTCGTCGTCGAGGATGAGGGCCCAGGTGTCCCGCTCGAGATTCGAGAGACCATTTTCGAGCGCCAGTTCACCACCCAGCACGATGGCGGATCGGCCTCCCGCGGAACCGGGCTGGGTTTGGCCATTGTCCGGGGCCTGGTCTCCGCCTCCAACGGCCGCGTCTGGGTCGAAGCCTCGACGGCCAGGGGGGCCCGATTCGTACTCGCCTTCCAGGCCGCGCCCGCCCCGCTGCCTCCCCGCTCTTAGGAAGCTCTCCTCAGCGGGCGAGGTCCCGTCCTCAGACCCAGGCCCGGGGATCGAGGTCGTAGGGCAGAGGGGTGAGGTT from Thermoanaerobaculia bacterium includes:
- a CDS encoding HAMP domain-containing protein, whose protein sequence is MTTARRPPVPAQARRPISRRLMAALFLLMILPTGGWYFIAEFTSGERWESLPAAGQATLMEAQREVRFKLALTLVASLLVLAGTVAYLRRTVVDPLANLARRARTAGRTPWEIPLERDRPDEIGDLARALDNGVQTLEHKAQEAARFSVNLSHELRTPLAAIRGAAEILSDRQLSEEDRARFVDNIVTESERLERLVAGILELSRMEGGRPQPASEVVDLVAVARSVLNSAQPLLQRKGLRVIGPASMDRALVSGDGDRVHRILFGLLENAIRFSPQGAEIRVEILQGKQDFRLVVEDEGPGVPLEIRETIFERQFTTQHDGGSASRGTGLGLAIVRGLVSASNGRVWVEASTARGARFVLAFQAAPAPLPPRS